The genomic DNA ATCTTTTGATCCGGATTCATGATCTCGACGGTCTGGTCGGCGGATTCCAGCTCTCCCGCGAGGAGGACGCCTTCACCGCTCTTGCGGACGCGTAGGGTCTTGGTCCCCTCCGCGTGCATCCGCAGCCGAACCTCCTTCAGGTTCAGGATGATGTCCGTCACGTCTTCGGCGACTCCGGGAATCGTCGAGAACTCGTGAAGGACATCCGTGATTCGCACGGAGGTGATGGCCGCACCCTGGAGCGACGAGAGCATGACCCGTCGCAGGGAGTTGCCGAGCGTCTGCCCGAACCCGCGTTCGAGGGGCTCGCACGAGAAGCGGTTGTAGGTCAGCTCACGGGCATCGCCCGCATCCAGCCGCCGCGGTCGGATGAGCTGACGCCAGTTCCGGGTAATGAGTTCTTGCTGCATTGGGTTCCCCCCTCCGCGCTAGTAGCGCGAGTAGAGCTCGACGATCAGCTGCTCTTCGATCGGAAGCGTGATGTCCTCACGCTGCGGAAGCGCCGTCACCGTGCCCACGAATTGTTCTTTCTCGATTTCGAGCCACCCGGGAACCGCGCGGCTCTCGAGGGTCTCGAGAGCGCCCACGACCCGGGCGACCTCTCGGGATTTCTCCCGTACGACGATCTTCATCCCCGGCTTCACGAGGAAGGAAGGCGTCGTCGTCTTCCGCCCGTTCACGAGGAAGTGGCCATGCTTCACGAGTTGGCGCGCTTCGGCCCGCGACGTGGCAAAACCCATGCGGAAGACCACGTTGTCCAGGCGTCGCTCCAGAAGCCCGAGCAGGTTCTCACCCGCCCTGCCCTTCATCTGGGTGGCCTTGTAAACGGTCGCAGCAAACTGCTTTTCGAGCAGCCCATACATCCGCTTCACCTTCTGCTTCTCGCGCAGCTGAACGCCGTAATCCGAGAAACGCGGCCGGCCCTGGCCGTGCTGACCGGGCGGATAGGCCCGCCGATCCACGGAGCAGCGCTCGCTATAGCAGCGATCGCCCTTCAAGAAGAGCTTCGTCCCCTCGCGGCGACACAGCCTGCAAACTGAACCTCGATACCTTGCCATGGCGTCTCCTAGACCCGCCGCCGCTTGGGCGGGCGGCAACCATTGTGGGGAACCGGGGTGACGTCGCGGATCATGCTGACGCGGATTCCGGCGGCCTGGAGGGCCCGAAGTGCTGATTCGCGACCAGCCCCCGGCCCCTTTACGTACACGGAAAGGGTCCGAACCCCATGCTCCATGGCACGCTTGGCGCAATCCTCGGCAGCCACCTGGGCCGCAAAGGGCGTCGACTTCCGCGATCCCTTGTAGTGCTGCCCGGCGCTTCCCCACGCCAGGGTCCCACCGGTCGGGTCGGTGATCGTAATGATCGTATTG from bacterium includes the following:
- the rpsK gene encoding 30S ribosomal protein S11 → MVKKGSKKKVKKNIATGVAHIQSTFNNTIITITDPTGGTLAWGSAGQHYKGSRKSTPFAAQVAAEDCAKRAMEHGVRTLSVYVKGPGAGRESALRALQAAGIRVSMIRDVTPVPHNGCRPPKRRRV
- the rpsD gene encoding 30S ribosomal protein S4; the encoded protein is MARYRGSVCRLCRREGTKLFLKGDRCYSERCSVDRRAYPPGQHGQGRPRFSDYGVQLREKQKVKRMYGLLEKQFAATVYKATQMKGRAGENLLGLLERRLDNVVFRMGFATSRAEARQLVKHGHFLVNGRKTTTPSFLVKPGMKIVVREKSREVARVVGALETLESRAVPGWLEIEKEQFVGTVTALPQREDITLPIEEQLIVELYSRY